Part of the Paenibacillus kyungheensis genome, ACTAGGTAGTGTTAAGCATGGAGCAGGTACATTACTATTATATGAATCTCCGCATCGCATTATCAAAACATTACTGGCGATTGCACATCATCTCGGAAATCGTAATATCGTATTAGCACGTGAGCTAACGAAGCGTCATGAAGAGTGGACACGAGGCAGTGTTGAAGAAGCACTAGAGTGGTTAGAAACTCATCCACCTATCGGCGAATATTGCGTTGTTATTGAAGGGCAATCGTTAACTGAAGCCAAAGCAGAAGCAAGTGAATGGTGGCAGCAGATGAGTATCGAAGAACATGTGATGCACTACGAAAATAAAGAAAACATTTCACGTAAAGATGCTATGAAAAAAACAGCGAAAGACCGCGAAATCTCTAAACGTGATGTGTATCAAGTTCTTTTAGATGAACAAGAATAAACCGTCTAAAAATGCTTTCTTAATAACTGATTTTAGAGTCTATATTTATAATAGAAGAAACTCGTTATATCTATTATTTTTTCACAAAAATGAATATTCAAACAGGTAACATAATGTAGGAATCTTAAATTGTTTAAGATTCCTTTTTGATGTGTAAATTGGAAGTACTATGCAAAAGGAAGTATAATAAACGCCAAGCCTTTTTTTGAAAACCAAAAGAAAGCAAAAAAATACCTTTACCCAGACAAAATGCTGAGTAAAGGCCCAAGGAGATATTAAAAAGGTTAGAATTAATAAGTTGATAATTCTAGTATAACCTATTTTATTTATTTTGTCACAGGGACAGGAATTTCGGAAATACATTCATTACAAACGATTTTTCCTTTAAAATAAGTTACATTTTCAGCATTACCACAGAAAATACAAGCAGGCTCGTATTTTTTAAGCATGATGCGTTCGCCATCAACGTAGATTTCCAAAGCGTCTTTTTCTCCGATACCTAGTGTACGGCGAAGTTCGATAGGAATTACTACGCGGCCCAATTCGTCTACTTTTCTTACAATACCAGTTGATTTCATCATTACTGATCAATCCTCTCAAATTTAAATATATTAGTTGTTATTGGTTTGTTTGATGTGCTATCATTCGACAAATTTCTATGTTTTATGATAT contains:
- a CDS encoding AbrB/MazE/SpoVT family DNA-binding domain-containing protein; amino-acid sequence: MMKSTGIVRKVDELGRVVIPIELRRTLGIGEKDALEIYVDGERIMLKKYEPACIFCGNAENVTYFKGKIVCNECISEIPVPVTK